The sequence below is a genomic window from Natrinema salifodinae.
AGGGCGCGGTGAAGACCTCGCCGCTGGGCAGGTTGTGCGAATCGTACGCGACCGACGCGGCGCTGTTGACCGCCGTCCGGTCGTCGATCCGCATGGTGAGGTCGGTGTTCTCGGAGACGAGTCGCACCTCGTCGCCGTCGTCGAGCAGCTCTTTCAACTGGGCCATCTCGTCGGCCAGCGACTCCCAGTCCCGCAGGATGGCGTCGTAGGCGAAATCCCGGTACTCTTCGAAGGCCATGTTCGCCTGCTGGGCGAGCGACCGCGTCGGGTGGACCGTCGACACCCAGCGGGTGGCCAGGCGTTCCTCGCGGATCTCGCTGGTGGCAGTATCGTACGCTCGACGCTGTTCACCGGGGATGTCGGCCGTCGCGCTCGTGTTTCGGCCGCCGCCGAGCGAGAGGTAGACGTCGGCGTTCTCGACCAGCGCGAGTTCGTGGGCCGGGTTCTCGTCGAAGTCACCGTCGTGGGCGCGGAGGTAGGCTCGCGTGAGCTCGCCCGAGCTATAGGTTGCGAGCAGGTTCGCACCCCGCTCTCCGAGTTTCTCGGCGACGGCGACCGCCAACTCGTGGGCGTCAGGTCCGACCGAGACAACGACGTCGTCGCCCGCCTCGACGCGAGCGCTCCAGTCAACCAGTACCTCGGCGTGTTCGCGTACGCGTTCGTCCATACCCGTTCGTCTCGAGCAGGCCACTAAACGCTCTCCGTTCGAAATGAGTCTCTCGGATGTGCTTCCGGGAGGCGTGAGACCAAAAATCAGGCAGTGTGGGTGTCTTCGGCAGCCAATCCTTCCCGCGTGCGTACGAGCGAGACGATCGCGTAGACGACCGGCGTATCGAAGAGCGCGATCGCGAGTTTCAGGAGATACTGGCCGACCATCAGCGCGAGCGCGCCCTGAAATGGGAGGGGATCCATGCCGACATCGAGCACGGCCGGCGCGAGCACGAATCCGACGGCGACGAAGACGACGGTGTCGATCGCCTGGCTGCTCGCCGTGGAGCCGATATTCCGGAGCCAGAGCTTTTCCGACCCGGTATAGTCGCGGATACGGTGAAAGACGATCACGTCCCAGTTCTGGCTGACGACGTACGCGAGGAGACTCCCAAGGACGATGTTCGTCGACGAGCCAAGCACCGTCGCGAACTGGCTTGCACTGCCAGGATCGGCTGCCGGGGCGGCAATCGTCGACCAGACGAGCGCGAGAACGACGAAATTCAGGACGAACCCGACGTTGACGACGATCTGGGCCGCCCGACGTCCGTACAGTTCGGTGTAGCAATCGCTCGCGAGGAACGTGAGCGCGTACGCGAGCGCCGCACCGGGCAACGCGAGTTGTGCGCCCGCGACCGGGAGCGCAAACGGAAGTTCGAACGCGAGTACCTTCGACGCCGTCAACTGTGCGGTCACGAGCGCCGTGACGAAGAGGCCGATCAGCGCGACCTGCGCGATCGTCGGCGCGCCGCTGGTCCGTGAGTGGCTCATACCGCTGCGTTCCCAGCGGATCCACCTAAACGGTACTATTCGGGGATGACTCAGCGGAGATTGCAGTCCGCTCCGAGTGCACCCGGACGACCCACACCGTCGCGAGCGAGTCAGCCGACGCGCCGAACCGGGATGGCCAGGCGATAATGAGTTACGACCGATTCTGGACGAACGGTCGGTTGCATTCGGGTCAGATCCGACGGACCCCGCTGACTCGCAGCCGATCCCGAACTCAGACTGAAGGAAATACGGCCATAAAACCGTTGTAGACGCCGTCTTGAGGGAGTAGTAGTCGGCTTTTCGGTCGGTTTTTCGGTTACCGAGAAATCGAGAGTCTTAGTCTCATCACGGCCCGACCGCTGATCGTCGGATTCGACCGCCGATTATTTTCCTTTCGACATATGAGGCGTAACACAACTGTTATACGCATCGCGGGCCTCTCTCGAATTGCAATGGCGAAAGGCAACGTTGATTTCTTCAACGACACAGGCGGTTACGGTTTCATTTCGACGGACGATGCGGACGACGACGTATTCTTCCACATGGAAGACGTTGGCGGCCCGGACCTCGAAGAAGGACAGGAGATCGAATTCGACATCGAACAGGCCCCCAAGGGCCCCCGCGCCACCAACGTTACCCGCCTGTAAGACGGCCTCTCACGTTCGGTACCGGGTTTCGTAGTTCGACTATCACATTCTTCAATACGTTATTCGACCGAGCAGTCGCTGCGGCTGTAACGGTGCCTAAAACTGCAACTGCAACCCAGTGACTCTAAACGGTCGAGTCACCCTCTCAAAAGCCCAGTACGATCAGTAGCCGTAGCGAGGGTTCTCCTACCTGCGTTGAACCTAAATACTTGAGCTTTCCGTGTAACTGATCGTTACCAGCCGAAATCGAACCCATCAGCATCAGCAATACGATTAGTTCCACAGAACGGAGCAGAAACGGTCGATACGAAATCGATAACAAATAGCGGGGTTCCCGTTCGTCAACCTGAGTGCACAATGGACGATCTGACAGGCTTTCAGCGAGACCTCCTGTACGTAATCGCGGGGGCCGATCAACCCTCGGGGCAGGACGTGAAAGACGAGGTCGAGACGTACTACAACAGCGAGATCAATCACGGGCGATTGTATCCGAACCTCGATACACTCGTCAATAAGAACCTTGTCGAAAAGGGTCAGCTCGATCGGCGCACCAATTACTACGAGATCAGCGACACGGGTCGCCAGGCAATCGAGGACCGACGGGAGTGGGAACGACAGTACATCGACGAGTAACTGCCAGCCTCTGTTCTGGGAACTCACTCACCACTGAGACGTGAGCCATGCGTGTTCCCGCCGGAATGGACTCATCGACCCTGCTCATCGCGACACC
It includes:
- a CDS encoding aminopeptidase; amino-acid sequence: MDERVREHAEVLVDWSARVEAGDDVVVSVGPDAHELAVAVAEKLGERGANLLATYSSGELTRAYLRAHDGDFDENPAHELALVENADVYLSLGGGRNTSATADIPGEQRRAYDTATSEIREERLATRWVSTVHPTRSLAQQANMAFEEYRDFAYDAILRDWESLADEMAQLKELLDDGDEVRLVSENTDLTMRIDDRTAVNSAASVAYDSHNLPSGEVFTAPSATEGEVTFDVPMTIRGESVRNVRLEFADGEVVDYDADQGGDVIGEILETDEGARRLGELGIGMNRGIDRYTDNILFDEKMGDTVHLALGRAYDACLPDGESGTDSAVHVDLITDVSEGSRLEIDGDVVQRNGTFRFEDWFDG
- a CDS encoding queuosine precursor transporter yields the protein MSHSRTSGAPTIAQVALIGLFVTALVTAQLTASKVLAFELPFALPVAGAQLALPGAALAYALTFLASDCYTELYGRRAAQIVVNVGFVLNFVVLALVWSTIAAPAADPGSASQFATVLGSSTNIVLGSLLAYVVSQNWDVIVFHRIRDYTGSEKLWLRNIGSTASSQAIDTVVFVAVGFVLAPAVLDVGMDPLPFQGALALMVGQYLLKLAIALFDTPVVYAIVSLVRTREGLAAEDTHTA
- a CDS encoding cold-shock protein, yielding MAKGNVDFFNDTGGYGFISTDDADDDVFFHMEDVGGPDLEEGQEIEFDIEQAPKGPRATNVTRL
- a CDS encoding helix-turn-helix transcriptional regulator; amino-acid sequence: MDDLTGFQRDLLYVIAGADQPSGQDVKDEVETYYNSEINHGRLYPNLDTLVNKNLVEKGQLDRRTNYYEISDTGRQAIEDRREWERQYIDE